In Denticeps clupeoides chromosome 1, fDenClu1.1, whole genome shotgun sequence, a single window of DNA contains:
- the atxn2 gene encoding ataxin-2 isoform X4, with product MSMKQAGGNRRPGAGGGSGAAAASGAGGSAAAGGRQSLGRGRNNAKGATTAVSFNGVYANMRMVHVLTSVVGTKCELKVRNGMVYEGVFKTYGPECEMVLDAAHRSSELSGGPPREDIVESIIFKSSDVVVVHFRDVDLNYAKKVSSETDNFTDSAVSARVNGEHKEKDLEPWDGGESHPSDSLESLDTDMSNGWDPDDMFKYNEETYGVKSTYDSSLSSYTVPLERDNSEEFLKREARAAQLADEIESSASYKARVALENDDRSEEEKYTAVVRGERESHTLNREKYIPPGQRNLSWGAGRQNSPRLSQCSPGPHNPRSSPHDYSGAPADQRVVNGGSHPWPSHCQSPSSRPPSRYQPSPSALASCSSSSPSSSSLPPRAATPTRPPSRPPSRPSRPPSHPSSASVSTVPKRMSSEGPPRMSPKSQRTPRPHRAPACRSGPPPGVDFMSHNASGEAPAPLPARSSPSGGTWSSVVSGAHRPRSPRQNSLGGASPGSSSLPSPQAGIAPIDSVTVPMSSASPIAASPASNLAATPSAEAKDPRVQEGRQSSPITNKDNIKPLDSSGIRPVNKGAPGMPPDHRKQIDNLKKFSVDFRLQSSTNPDPLFESMVPKQVRDAGEKPKELPADKSLTDLTGPKPGPEPSTSEEASATPVAMTAAPVLNTGKSGTPSPSLSSASTSSEHKRGPDVLSQGVQTSTPTASGAVAKQDDKEERKDAVPDRHVRKSTLNPNAKEFNPRAFTTPPKPATTPTLTRPQGQPSPSIMVQQPPAVYGQTVCFSQMYPLTPVSPGVQPPAMYHVQVPHMTVSQNKPYRPGKVPSMPQQRPEQHHPPGTSTMIHPATAAGPPIVAPSPAYSAQYFACSPQQFTSQPLVQQMTPYQSQAQHVFSPVMQGGPRMITPPTHGQHTLVSSSTTQYGEQATMYVSAPLPQQYPPHPSTTLHPHAHPQPSATPTGQTQQGAPHGPAHGPAPSPVQHPPHQPPQPLHLAGSPQQQMYSALAHTPPSMTPGPNTQSPQTSFASAQQAVYLHPQHGYNPSHMAHVQQAHMQSGMVPSHHATPSHPPMMLMATQPPAGPQNTLNPIPVSSTTHFSYMAHAPVQPHHQQQL from the exons GTCTCCTTCAATGGTGTTTATGCAAATATGCGGATGGTTCATGTCCTGACTTCAGTAGTG GGCACCAAATGTGAACTTAAGGTCAGAAATGGCATGGTCTATGAAGGAGTCTTTAAAACGTATGGCCCAGAG TGTGAAATGGTTCTAGATGCTGCACACAGAAGTTCAGAGCTCAGTGGTGGACCTCCTCGTGAAGATATTGTGGAGAGCATCATCTTCAAGTCATCGGACGTAGTGGTAGTGCACTTCAGAGATGTGGACCTCAACTATGCCAAGAAAG tctcttcagaaacag ATAACTTTACAGATTCTGCAGTGAGTGCTCGTGTGAATGGAGAACACAAAGAGAAAGACTTGGAGCCATGGGATGGGGGCGAATCACACCCTTCAGACAGCCTGGAGTCTCTGGACACTGACATG tcCAATGGTTGGGACCCTGATGACATGTTTAAGTACAATGAAGAGACATATGGTGTGAAGTCCACCTATGACAGCAGCCTGTCCTCTTACAC AGTTCCTCTGGAGCGTGACAACTCCGAGGAATTCCTCAAACGTGAAGCTCGGGCAGCGCAGCTGGCAGACGAGATTGAATCGAGCGCCTCATATAAAGCACGTGTTGCACTGGAGAACGATGACCGCTCTGAAGAGGAAAAATATACAGCAGTGGTCCGTGGGGAGAGAGAATCTCACACACTGAACAG AGAGAAGTACATTCCCCCAGGCCAGAGAAACCTGTCATGGGGCGCGGGGCGGCAGAATTCTCCTCGACTGTCACAGTGCAGTCCAGGGCCCCACAACCCTCGTTCTAGCCCCCATGACTACAGTGGTGCCCCAGCTGACCAACGTGTTGTCAATGGAG GTTCCCACCCCTGGCCATCGCACTGCCAGTCTCCCTCCTCTCGCCCACCCTCTCGCTACCAGCCCAGCCCCAGCGCCCTGGCCTCCTGCTCCTCTTCGtccccttcctcttcctccctgccCCCCCGGGCAGCCACACCTACCCGACCCCCTTCCAGACCCCCCTCCAGGCCCTCGAGGCCTCCATCTCACCCCTCGTCTGCCTCTGTCTCCACTGTGCCCAAACGCATGTCCTCTGAAG GGCCACCTAGGATGTCTCCAAAGTCACAGCGGACTCCCCGCCCACACAGAGCGCCAGCCTGTCGGAGTGGCCCCCCACCAGGCGTAGACTTCATGTCCCACAATGCGTCAGGGGAGGCACCCGCCCCACTGCCTGCTCGTAGCAGCCCCTCTGGTGGCACCTGGTCTTCCGTAGTAAGTGGAG CACACAGGCCTCGTTCCCCTCGACAGAACAGCCTGGGTGGTGCCTCTCCTGGTTCCTCCTCCTTACCTTCTCCACAGGCTGGCATCGCCCCTATTGACTCTGTGACCGTGCCCATGTCATCGGCATCCCCCATTGCTGCCAGTCCTGCCTCAAATTTGGCAGCCACGCCTTCTGCTGAGG CTAAAGATCCACGGGTTCAAGAGGGGAGGCAGAGCTCTCCAATAACTAACAAGGATAACATCAAACCTCTGGATTCCTCTGGAATCAGACCTGTTAATAAAG GAGCACCAGGCATGCCTCCGGACCACAGAAAGCAAATAGACAACCTAAAGAAGTTCAGTGTGGATTTCAGG TTGCAGTCCAGCACAAATCCTGATCCCCTGTTTGAGTCTATGGTACCCAAACAAGTGCGGGATGCAGGGGAAAAACCCAAAGAGTTGCCTGCGGACAAGAGCCTCACAGACCTGACTGGTCCCAAACCAGGCCCAGAACCTTCCACTAGTGAGGAGGCCTCAGCTACTCCTGTTGCCATGACTGCAGCTCCTGTCCTGAACACCGGAAAGTCTGGGACTCCGTCACCATCACTATCTTCCGCATCCACTTCCTCAGAGCATAAACGAGGCCCGGACGTCCTGTCACAGGGGGTCCAGACATCCACCCCCACAGCTTCTGGAGCTGTGGCCAAACAGGACGACAAGGAAGAGAGGAAAGACGCTGTGCCTGA CAGACATGTAAGAAAATCTACACTTAACCCAAACGCTAAAGAGTTCAATCCCAGGGCTTTCACAACTCCT CCTAAGCCTGCAACGACACCAACTCTGACACGGCCCCAGGGGCAGCCCAGCCCATCCATCATGGTGCAGCAGCCCCCTGCAGTGTACGGGCAGACTGTCTGCTTCTCTCAAATGTACCCGCTGACCCCGGTCAGCCCTGGTGTACAG CCTCCAGCTATGTATCATGTGCAGGTGCCTCATATGACTGTGAGCCAAAATAAGCCCTACAGACCAGGTAAAG TACCCAGCATGCCTCAGCAAAGGCCAGAACAACATCACCCTCCAGGTACCTCTACTATGATCCACCCTGCCACAGCAGCCGGACCACCCATTGTAGCCCCGAGCCCAGCCTACTCTGCCCAATACTTCGCCTGCAGCCCACAGCAGTTCACCAGCCAGCCCCTGGTACAGCAGATGACGCCCTATCAGTCACAG GCACAGCATGTGTTCAGTCCCGTGATGCAAGGTGGGCCTAGGATGATAACTCCACCCACTCATGGGCAGCACACATTAGTGTCCTCCTCTACCACCCAGTATGGCGAGCAGGCAACTATGTATG tctCTGCTCCACTCCCTCAACAGTATCCTCCTCATCCAAGCACCACCCTCCACCCCCATGCTCACCCTCAGCCTTCGGCTACACCCACAGGACAGACTCAGCAGGGAGCCCCACATGGCCCTGCTCATGGTCCTGCCCCAAGTCCAGTACAGCATCCCCCTCACCAACCCCCACAGCCCCTGCACCTGGCTGGCTCTCCTCAGCAGCAGATGTACTCAGCCCTGGCCCACACCCCACCCTCCATGACCCCGGGTCCTAATACGCAGTCACCCCAGACAAGTTTTGCCAGTGCACAGCAGGCTGTCTACCTCCACCCACAGCATGGATACAATCCTTCCCACATGGCCCATGTGCAGCAG GCCCATATGCAGTCTGGGATGGTACCTTCCCACCATGCCACGCCATCTCATCCTCCAATGATGCTGATGGCCACTCAGCCCCCTGCTGGTCCGCAAAACACCCTAAACCCCATTCCTGTGTCCTCCACCACACACTTCTCTTATATGGCCCATGCTCCAG TGCAACCTCACCATCAGCAGCAGCTATAG
- the atxn2 gene encoding ataxin-2 isoform X5, translating to MSMKQAGGNRRPGAGGGSGAAAASGAGGSAAAGGRQSLGRGRNNAKGATTAVSFNGVYANMRMVHVLTSVVGTKCELKVRNGMVYEGVFKTYGPECEMVLDAAHRSSELSGGPPREDIVESIIFKSSDVVVVHFRDVDLNYAKKVSSETDNFTDSAVSARVNGEHKEKDLEPWDGGESHPSDSLESLDTDMSNGWDPDDMFKYNEETYGVKSTYDSSLSSYTVPLERDNSEEFLKREARAAQLADEIESSASYKARVALENDDRSEEEKYTAVVRGERESHTLNREKYIPPGQRNLSWGAGRQNSPRLSQCSPGPHNPRSSPHDYSGAPADQRVVNGGSHPWPSHCQSPSSRPPSRYQPSPSALASCSSSSPSSSSLPPRAATPTRPPSRPPSRPSRPPSHPSSASVSTVPKRMSSEGPPRMSPKSQRTPRPHRAPACRSGPPPGVDFMSHNASGEAPAPLPARSSPSGGTWSSVVSGAHRPRSPRQNSLGGASPGSSSLPSPQAGIAPIDSVTVPMSSASPIAASPASNLAATPSAEAKDPRVQEGRQSSPITNKDNIKPLDSSGIRPVNKGAPGMPPDHRKQIDNLKKFSVDFRLQSSTNPDPLFESMVPKQVRDAGEKPKELPADKSLTDLTGPKPGPEPSTSEEASATPVAMTAAPVLNTGKSGTPSPSLSSASTSSEHKRGPDVLSQGVQTSTPTASGAVAKQDDKEERKDAVPEHVRKSTLNPNAKEFNPRAFTTPPKPATTPTLTRPQGQPSPSIMVQQPPAVYGQTVCFSQMYPLTPVSPGVQPPAMYHVQVPHMTVSQNKPYRPGKVPSMPQQRPEQHHPPGTSTMIHPATAAGPPIVAPSPAYSAQYFACSPQQFTSQPLVQQMTPYQSQAQHVFSPVMQGGPRMITPPTHGQHTLVSSSTTQYGEQATMYVSAPLPQQYPPHPSTTLHPHAHPQPSATPTGQTQQGAPHGPAHGPAPSPVQHPPHQPPQPLHLAGSPQQQMYSALAHTPPSMTPGPNTQSPQTSFASAQQAVYLHPQHGYNPSHMAHVQQAHMQSGMVPSHHATPSHPPMMLMATQPPAGPQNTLNPIPVSSTTHFSYMAHAPVQPHHQQQL from the exons GTCTCCTTCAATGGTGTTTATGCAAATATGCGGATGGTTCATGTCCTGACTTCAGTAGTG GGCACCAAATGTGAACTTAAGGTCAGAAATGGCATGGTCTATGAAGGAGTCTTTAAAACGTATGGCCCAGAG TGTGAAATGGTTCTAGATGCTGCACACAGAAGTTCAGAGCTCAGTGGTGGACCTCCTCGTGAAGATATTGTGGAGAGCATCATCTTCAAGTCATCGGACGTAGTGGTAGTGCACTTCAGAGATGTGGACCTCAACTATGCCAAGAAAG tctcttcagaaacag ATAACTTTACAGATTCTGCAGTGAGTGCTCGTGTGAATGGAGAACACAAAGAGAAAGACTTGGAGCCATGGGATGGGGGCGAATCACACCCTTCAGACAGCCTGGAGTCTCTGGACACTGACATG tcCAATGGTTGGGACCCTGATGACATGTTTAAGTACAATGAAGAGACATATGGTGTGAAGTCCACCTATGACAGCAGCCTGTCCTCTTACAC AGTTCCTCTGGAGCGTGACAACTCCGAGGAATTCCTCAAACGTGAAGCTCGGGCAGCGCAGCTGGCAGACGAGATTGAATCGAGCGCCTCATATAAAGCACGTGTTGCACTGGAGAACGATGACCGCTCTGAAGAGGAAAAATATACAGCAGTGGTCCGTGGGGAGAGAGAATCTCACACACTGAACAG AGAGAAGTACATTCCCCCAGGCCAGAGAAACCTGTCATGGGGCGCGGGGCGGCAGAATTCTCCTCGACTGTCACAGTGCAGTCCAGGGCCCCACAACCCTCGTTCTAGCCCCCATGACTACAGTGGTGCCCCAGCTGACCAACGTGTTGTCAATGGAG GTTCCCACCCCTGGCCATCGCACTGCCAGTCTCCCTCCTCTCGCCCACCCTCTCGCTACCAGCCCAGCCCCAGCGCCCTGGCCTCCTGCTCCTCTTCGtccccttcctcttcctccctgccCCCCCGGGCAGCCACACCTACCCGACCCCCTTCCAGACCCCCCTCCAGGCCCTCGAGGCCTCCATCTCACCCCTCGTCTGCCTCTGTCTCCACTGTGCCCAAACGCATGTCCTCTGAAG GGCCACCTAGGATGTCTCCAAAGTCACAGCGGACTCCCCGCCCACACAGAGCGCCAGCCTGTCGGAGTGGCCCCCCACCAGGCGTAGACTTCATGTCCCACAATGCGTCAGGGGAGGCACCCGCCCCACTGCCTGCTCGTAGCAGCCCCTCTGGTGGCACCTGGTCTTCCGTAGTAAGTGGAG CACACAGGCCTCGTTCCCCTCGACAGAACAGCCTGGGTGGTGCCTCTCCTGGTTCCTCCTCCTTACCTTCTCCACAGGCTGGCATCGCCCCTATTGACTCTGTGACCGTGCCCATGTCATCGGCATCCCCCATTGCTGCCAGTCCTGCCTCAAATTTGGCAGCCACGCCTTCTGCTGAGG CTAAAGATCCACGGGTTCAAGAGGGGAGGCAGAGCTCTCCAATAACTAACAAGGATAACATCAAACCTCTGGATTCCTCTGGAATCAGACCTGTTAATAAAG GAGCACCAGGCATGCCTCCGGACCACAGAAAGCAAATAGACAACCTAAAGAAGTTCAGTGTGGATTTCAGG TTGCAGTCCAGCACAAATCCTGATCCCCTGTTTGAGTCTATGGTACCCAAACAAGTGCGGGATGCAGGGGAAAAACCCAAAGAGTTGCCTGCGGACAAGAGCCTCACAGACCTGACTGGTCCCAAACCAGGCCCAGAACCTTCCACTAGTGAGGAGGCCTCAGCTACTCCTGTTGCCATGACTGCAGCTCCTGTCCTGAACACCGGAAAGTCTGGGACTCCGTCACCATCACTATCTTCCGCATCCACTTCCTCAGAGCATAAACGAGGCCCGGACGTCCTGTCACAGGGGGTCCAGACATCCACCCCCACAGCTTCTGGAGCTGTGGCCAAACAGGACGACAAGGAAGAGAGGAAAGACGCTGTGCCTGA ACATGTAAGAAAATCTACACTTAACCCAAACGCTAAAGAGTTCAATCCCAGGGCTTTCACAACTCCT CCTAAGCCTGCAACGACACCAACTCTGACACGGCCCCAGGGGCAGCCCAGCCCATCCATCATGGTGCAGCAGCCCCCTGCAGTGTACGGGCAGACTGTCTGCTTCTCTCAAATGTACCCGCTGACCCCGGTCAGCCCTGGTGTACAG CCTCCAGCTATGTATCATGTGCAGGTGCCTCATATGACTGTGAGCCAAAATAAGCCCTACAGACCAGGTAAAG TACCCAGCATGCCTCAGCAAAGGCCAGAACAACATCACCCTCCAGGTACCTCTACTATGATCCACCCTGCCACAGCAGCCGGACCACCCATTGTAGCCCCGAGCCCAGCCTACTCTGCCCAATACTTCGCCTGCAGCCCACAGCAGTTCACCAGCCAGCCCCTGGTACAGCAGATGACGCCCTATCAGTCACAG GCACAGCATGTGTTCAGTCCCGTGATGCAAGGTGGGCCTAGGATGATAACTCCACCCACTCATGGGCAGCACACATTAGTGTCCTCCTCTACCACCCAGTATGGCGAGCAGGCAACTATGTATG tctCTGCTCCACTCCCTCAACAGTATCCTCCTCATCCAAGCACCACCCTCCACCCCCATGCTCACCCTCAGCCTTCGGCTACACCCACAGGACAGACTCAGCAGGGAGCCCCACATGGCCCTGCTCATGGTCCTGCCCCAAGTCCAGTACAGCATCCCCCTCACCAACCCCCACAGCCCCTGCACCTGGCTGGCTCTCCTCAGCAGCAGATGTACTCAGCCCTGGCCCACACCCCACCCTCCATGACCCCGGGTCCTAATACGCAGTCACCCCAGACAAGTTTTGCCAGTGCACAGCAGGCTGTCTACCTCCACCCACAGCATGGATACAATCCTTCCCACATGGCCCATGTGCAGCAG GCCCATATGCAGTCTGGGATGGTACCTTCCCACCATGCCACGCCATCTCATCCTCCAATGATGCTGATGGCCACTCAGCCCCCTGCTGGTCCGCAAAACACCCTAAACCCCATTCCTGTGTCCTCCACCACACACTTCTCTTATATGGCCCATGCTCCAG TGCAACCTCACCATCAGCAGCAGCTATAG
- the atxn2 gene encoding ataxin-2 isoform X6, protein MSMKQAGGNRRPGAGGGSGAAAASGAGGSAAAGGRQSLGRGRNNAKGATTAVSFNGVYANMRMVHVLTSVVGTKCELKVRNGMVYEGVFKTYGPECEMVLDAAHRSSELSGGPPREDIVESIIFKSSDVVVVHFRDVDLNYAKKVSSETDNFTDSAVSARVNGEHKEKDLEPWDGGESHPSDSLESLDTDMSNGWDPDDMFKYNEETYGVKSTYDSSLSSYTVPLERDNSEEFLKREARAAQLADEIESSASYKARVALENDDRSEEEKYTAVVRGERESHTLNREKYIPPGQRNLSWGAGRQNSPRLSQCSPGPHNPRSSPHDYSGAPADQRVVNGGPPRMSPKSQRTPRPHRAPACRSGPPPGVDFMSHNASGEAPAPLPARSSPSGGTWSSVVSGAHRPRSPRQNSLGGASPGSSSLPSPQAGIAPIDSVTVPMSSASPIAASPASNLAATPSAEAKDPRVQEGRQSSPITNKDNIKPLDSSGIRPVNKGAPGMPPDHRKQIDNLKKFSVDFRLQWAWSVLAEFLLTVFMLQSSTNPDPLFESMVPKQVRDAGEKPKELPADKSLTDLTGPKPGPEPSTSEEASATPVAMTAAPVLNTGKSGTPSPSLSSASTSSEHKRGPDVLSQGVQTSTPTASGAVAKQDDKEERKDAVPDRHVRKSTLNPNAKEFNPRAFTTPPKPATTPTLTRPQGQPSPSIMVQQPPAVYGQTVCFSQMYPLTPVSPGVQPPAMYHVQVPHMTVSQNKPYRPGKVPSMPQQRPEQHHPPGTSTMIHPATAAGPPIVAPSPAYSAQYFACSPQQFTSQPLVQQMTPYQSQAQHVFSPVMQGGPRMITPPTHGQHTLVSSSTTQYGEQATMYVSAPLPQQYPPHPSTTLHPHAHPQPSATPTGQTQQGAPHGPAHGPAPSPVQHPPHQPPQPLHLAGSPQQQMYSALAHTPPSMTPGPNTQSPQTSFASAQQAVYLHPQHGYNPSHMAHVQQAHMQSGMVPSHHATPSHPPMMLMATQPPAGPQNTLNPIPVSSTTHFSYMAHAPVQPHHQQQL, encoded by the exons GTCTCCTTCAATGGTGTTTATGCAAATATGCGGATGGTTCATGTCCTGACTTCAGTAGTG GGCACCAAATGTGAACTTAAGGTCAGAAATGGCATGGTCTATGAAGGAGTCTTTAAAACGTATGGCCCAGAG TGTGAAATGGTTCTAGATGCTGCACACAGAAGTTCAGAGCTCAGTGGTGGACCTCCTCGTGAAGATATTGTGGAGAGCATCATCTTCAAGTCATCGGACGTAGTGGTAGTGCACTTCAGAGATGTGGACCTCAACTATGCCAAGAAAG tctcttcagaaacag ATAACTTTACAGATTCTGCAGTGAGTGCTCGTGTGAATGGAGAACACAAAGAGAAAGACTTGGAGCCATGGGATGGGGGCGAATCACACCCTTCAGACAGCCTGGAGTCTCTGGACACTGACATG tcCAATGGTTGGGACCCTGATGACATGTTTAAGTACAATGAAGAGACATATGGTGTGAAGTCCACCTATGACAGCAGCCTGTCCTCTTACAC AGTTCCTCTGGAGCGTGACAACTCCGAGGAATTCCTCAAACGTGAAGCTCGGGCAGCGCAGCTGGCAGACGAGATTGAATCGAGCGCCTCATATAAAGCACGTGTTGCACTGGAGAACGATGACCGCTCTGAAGAGGAAAAATATACAGCAGTGGTCCGTGGGGAGAGAGAATCTCACACACTGAACAG AGAGAAGTACATTCCCCCAGGCCAGAGAAACCTGTCATGGGGCGCGGGGCGGCAGAATTCTCCTCGACTGTCACAGTGCAGTCCAGGGCCCCACAACCCTCGTTCTAGCCCCCATGACTACAGTGGTGCCCCAGCTGACCAACGTGTTGTCAATGGAG GGCCACCTAGGATGTCTCCAAAGTCACAGCGGACTCCCCGCCCACACAGAGCGCCAGCCTGTCGGAGTGGCCCCCCACCAGGCGTAGACTTCATGTCCCACAATGCGTCAGGGGAGGCACCCGCCCCACTGCCTGCTCGTAGCAGCCCCTCTGGTGGCACCTGGTCTTCCGTAGTAAGTGGAG CACACAGGCCTCGTTCCCCTCGACAGAACAGCCTGGGTGGTGCCTCTCCTGGTTCCTCCTCCTTACCTTCTCCACAGGCTGGCATCGCCCCTATTGACTCTGTGACCGTGCCCATGTCATCGGCATCCCCCATTGCTGCCAGTCCTGCCTCAAATTTGGCAGCCACGCCTTCTGCTGAGG CTAAAGATCCACGGGTTCAAGAGGGGAGGCAGAGCTCTCCAATAACTAACAAGGATAACATCAAACCTCTGGATTCCTCTGGAATCAGACCTGTTAATAAAG GAGCACCAGGCATGCCTCCGGACCACAGAAAGCAAATAGACAACCTAAAGAAGTTCAGTGTGGATTTCAGG CTACAGTGGGCCTGGAGCGTGTTGGCTGAGTTCCTTCTCACTGTGTTCATG TTGCAGTCCAGCACAAATCCTGATCCCCTGTTTGAGTCTATGGTACCCAAACAAGTGCGGGATGCAGGGGAAAAACCCAAAGAGTTGCCTGCGGACAAGAGCCTCACAGACCTGACTGGTCCCAAACCAGGCCCAGAACCTTCCACTAGTGAGGAGGCCTCAGCTACTCCTGTTGCCATGACTGCAGCTCCTGTCCTGAACACCGGAAAGTCTGGGACTCCGTCACCATCACTATCTTCCGCATCCACTTCCTCAGAGCATAAACGAGGCCCGGACGTCCTGTCACAGGGGGTCCAGACATCCACCCCCACAGCTTCTGGAGCTGTGGCCAAACAGGACGACAAGGAAGAGAGGAAAGACGCTGTGCCTGA CAGACATGTAAGAAAATCTACACTTAACCCAAACGCTAAAGAGTTCAATCCCAGGGCTTTCACAACTCCT CCTAAGCCTGCAACGACACCAACTCTGACACGGCCCCAGGGGCAGCCCAGCCCATCCATCATGGTGCAGCAGCCCCCTGCAGTGTACGGGCAGACTGTCTGCTTCTCTCAAATGTACCCGCTGACCCCGGTCAGCCCTGGTGTACAG CCTCCAGCTATGTATCATGTGCAGGTGCCTCATATGACTGTGAGCCAAAATAAGCCCTACAGACCAGGTAAAG TACCCAGCATGCCTCAGCAAAGGCCAGAACAACATCACCCTCCAGGTACCTCTACTATGATCCACCCTGCCACAGCAGCCGGACCACCCATTGTAGCCCCGAGCCCAGCCTACTCTGCCCAATACTTCGCCTGCAGCCCACAGCAGTTCACCAGCCAGCCCCTGGTACAGCAGATGACGCCCTATCAGTCACAG GCACAGCATGTGTTCAGTCCCGTGATGCAAGGTGGGCCTAGGATGATAACTCCACCCACTCATGGGCAGCACACATTAGTGTCCTCCTCTACCACCCAGTATGGCGAGCAGGCAACTATGTATG tctCTGCTCCACTCCCTCAACAGTATCCTCCTCATCCAAGCACCACCCTCCACCCCCATGCTCACCCTCAGCCTTCGGCTACACCCACAGGACAGACTCAGCAGGGAGCCCCACATGGCCCTGCTCATGGTCCTGCCCCAAGTCCAGTACAGCATCCCCCTCACCAACCCCCACAGCCCCTGCACCTGGCTGGCTCTCCTCAGCAGCAGATGTACTCAGCCCTGGCCCACACCCCACCCTCCATGACCCCGGGTCCTAATACGCAGTCACCCCAGACAAGTTTTGCCAGTGCACAGCAGGCTGTCTACCTCCACCCACAGCATGGATACAATCCTTCCCACATGGCCCATGTGCAGCAG GCCCATATGCAGTCTGGGATGGTACCTTCCCACCATGCCACGCCATCTCATCCTCCAATGATGCTGATGGCCACTCAGCCCCCTGCTGGTCCGCAAAACACCCTAAACCCCATTCCTGTGTCCTCCACCACACACTTCTCTTATATGGCCCATGCTCCAG TGCAACCTCACCATCAGCAGCAGCTATAG